From one Flavobacterium kingsejongi genomic stretch:
- a CDS encoding serine hydrolase domain-containing protein: MRLKIVALLVLVSGNLFSQEINKAKIDDYLNYVENNNGGIGSVSIYKNGQEVYNRSFGQGKLVPVKYTKETKYQIASVTKMVTAILIFKLVEQGKLKLDTKLSDFYPELPNAHRITVKNLLEHTSGLGNFAIRDGAIWVFDKVTDQEIFEEIKKQGVSFEPNEKVAYSNSAYILLRMIVENTYKKGYNKVVEQEIAKPLHLKNFVSAKSNPTNTFKSYTYGADWGEIKDIEYTNVIGVGDIASTTKDLNTLIVDLFQYKIIKKETLELMMPIVGKEDWGRGLALFAYDDHLFFGHSGDVIGTHARLIYNPKDKIAISYATNGERIPSNDFMTILVAIIYNKAFDLPEIK; the protein is encoded by the coding sequence ATGAGATTAAAAATAGTAGCGCTCTTAGTGCTTGTTTCAGGTAATTTATTTTCACAGGAAATCAATAAAGCGAAAATAGACGATTACCTCAATTATGTAGAAAATAATAATGGAGGAATTGGCAGTGTGTCAATTTATAAGAATGGACAGGAAGTCTACAATAGGAGTTTCGGACAGGGGAAATTAGTACCTGTAAAGTATACTAAGGAAACCAAATATCAGATTGCTTCCGTGACCAAGATGGTTACAGCGATTTTAATCTTTAAATTAGTTGAACAGGGCAAATTAAAATTAGACACTAAATTGTCTGATTTTTATCCGGAACTACCGAATGCCCATAGGATAACCGTTAAAAACTTATTGGAACATACCAGCGGATTAGGGAATTTCGCGATAAGAGATGGGGCTATTTGGGTGTTCGATAAAGTAACCGACCAGGAAATTTTTGAAGAGATAAAAAAACAAGGCGTGAGTTTTGAACCCAATGAAAAGGTAGCCTATTCCAATTCTGCCTATATATTATTGCGAATGATTGTTGAAAATACATACAAAAAAGGCTATAATAAAGTAGTGGAACAGGAAATAGCAAAACCACTTCATCTAAAGAATTTTGTATCAGCGAAATCAAACCCTACCAATACATTTAAGTCCTATACGTATGGAGCTGATTGGGGCGAAATCAAAGATATTGAATATACAAATGTCATCGGCGTTGGGGACATCGCAAGTACCACCAAAGATCTCAACACGCTTATTGTTGATTTGTTCCAATATAAGATTATAAAAAAGGAAACGTTAGAATTGATGATGCCTATTGTAGGAAAAGAAGATTGGGGCAGGGGACTGGCGTTATTCGCCTATGATGACCACCTTTTTTTCGGGCATAGTGGCGATGTGATTGGTACCCATGCCAGGCTTATCTATAATCCTAAAGATAAAATAGCCATTTCATATGCTACCAATGGAGAACGAATTCCCTCCAATGATTTTATGACCATTTTAGTGGCTATTATTTATAATAAAGCCTTTGATCTACCGGAGATAAAATAG
- a CDS encoding Crp/Fnr family transcriptional regulator gives MDLPEFIASYTVHEETHPAKTILLHEGDKARYIYFIKKGCLRMWINSNGTDITTQFFFEGSMIASLESLLKDEPSDYTLETVEACTVVVMTKQDFLLLKETDPNFKTWFDSLILERFFYYSKHLISYLRTKPQQRYNELLEKHPQILQRVPQLYIASYLGITPVSLSRIRNRK, from the coding sequence ATGGACCTACCGGAGTTTATAGCCTCTTATACTGTACACGAAGAAACCCATCCTGCAAAAACCATCCTGTTGCACGAAGGGGACAAAGCCCGGTACATCTACTTTATCAAAAAAGGCTGCCTGCGCATGTGGATCAACAGCAATGGTACCGATATTACGACCCAGTTTTTTTTCGAAGGCAGTATGATCGCCAGCCTGGAAAGCCTCCTGAAAGACGAACCCAGCGACTATACACTCGAAACCGTTGAAGCCTGCACTGTAGTTGTGATGACCAAGCAGGATTTTTTATTGCTCAAAGAAACAGATCCCAATTTCAAGACGTGGTTTGACAGCCTCATTTTAGAGCGCTTTTTCTACTATTCAAAACATCTGATCAGCTACCTGCGTACCAAACCGCAGCAACGTTATAATGAGCTACTGGAAAAGCATCCCCAAATCCTGCAGCGTGTCCCACAACTTTATATCGCCTCCTATTTAGGCATCACACCGGTTTCCCTCAGCCGTATCAGGAATCGCAAATAA
- a CDS encoding quinone oxidoreductase family protein yields the protein MKAAILYQYGESPKYAEAPDPIPNTGEALVTMVATSIKQLDKSKAAGTHYTKYQALPAIVGLDGIAQLADGTHAYITGIGGTMAEKALIVPNSGIPVPEKLSIPLAAALPNALLGSDAAMLYRGGLKKGDTILINGATGATGRIAIQMARNRGAKCIIAVGRLSSGLDELTALGADILINTQQDDNAFTEALIEVFQQHQPNVVIDYLWGHPAELILKALHGVITNKVNYITVGEMAGATIQLPSALLRSRKIELLGSGIGSISYKEIKEYFTTELPTAYQWAAEGKIIMPLETVPLADIEIAWQTPEKQGKRNVVML from the coding sequence ATGAAAGCAGCAATTTTATACCAATATGGCGAAAGCCCAAAATATGCAGAAGCGCCGGATCCAATCCCGAACACAGGCGAAGCACTCGTCACTATGGTGGCCACTTCTATAAAACAACTGGACAAGTCAAAAGCAGCCGGAACGCATTACACCAAATACCAGGCACTTCCAGCAATCGTTGGCCTGGATGGTATCGCCCAACTGGCAGATGGTACTCATGCCTATATCACAGGCATTGGTGGTACTATGGCCGAAAAAGCACTGATAGTTCCCAACAGTGGGATCCCGGTCCCGGAAAAGTTATCGATTCCGCTGGCTGCGGCACTACCGAATGCACTCTTAGGTTCGGATGCAGCAATGCTCTACCGTGGTGGCCTTAAAAAAGGAGATACGATACTCATTAATGGCGCTACAGGAGCCACCGGCAGAATCGCAATACAAATGGCCCGGAATCGTGGCGCAAAATGTATAATTGCCGTGGGTAGGCTTTCTTCCGGACTGGATGAGCTTACCGCCCTGGGAGCTGATATCCTGATCAATACACAACAGGATGACAACGCATTTACCGAAGCTCTCATCGAAGTATTCCAACAGCATCAGCCCAATGTAGTAATCGACTATCTGTGGGGGCATCCTGCGGAACTCATCCTAAAAGCACTACATGGCGTGATCACCAACAAAGTCAACTATATTACTGTTGGGGAAATGGCCGGAGCAACCATCCAACTTCCCTCCGCTTTGTTACGCAGCAGAAAGATCGAACTGCTGGGATCTGGTATCGGAAGTATTTCCTATAAGGAGATAAAAGAATACTTCACTACCGAATTGCCCACAGCTTACCAATGGGCAGCCGAAGGGAAAATTATCATGCCGCTGGAAACGGTACCATTGGCCGATATTGAGATAGCCTGGCAAACCCCGGAAAAACAAGGCAAACGTAATGTTGTGATGCTGTAA
- a CDS encoding RidA family protein gives MEKRIINPWKWQDERSYVQAVEVKNVTGTLYVSGQTAISAEGVSSNADMESQLILALKNLEEVISTAGYEPKNIVRLNIYTTSTAELWPHFAIFQDWIAKHGIQQSLTLLEVKSLFETLKVELEATVVK, from the coding sequence ATGGAAAAAAGAATCATTAATCCTTGGAAATGGCAGGACGAACGCAGTTATGTGCAGGCTGTCGAGGTCAAAAATGTAACCGGTACACTTTATGTTTCCGGACAAACGGCAATCAGTGCCGAAGGGGTCTCCAGCAATGCGGATATGGAATCCCAATTGATCTTAGCTTTAAAAAACTTAGAAGAGGTCATTAGTACGGCCGGTTACGAACCTAAAAATATCGTCCGTTTGAATATCTATACGACTTCAACGGCAGAACTTTGGCCCCACTTTGCTATTTTCCAAGATTGGATAGCGAAACATGGCATTCAGCAATCGCTCACCTTATTGGAAGTAAAAAGCCTTTTCGAAACGTTAAAGGTGGAACTTGAGGCTACAGTAGTGAAATAA
- a CDS encoding Crp/Fnr family transcriptional regulator, which yields MQEKLREHIEKVIPLTDAEFTFVRGHFTLKKFKKHQFLIQEDDPVKYSYFIVSGLLKLVYTEASLKQHIVSFAMEDWWESDFYAYYTQTEATMSLECVEDTVVLCLSFDDYKKLCDGLQKMERFFLEKSNFGFLGAQRRIISWLTSNAQERYEQLIKQYPSLIQRIPKSLLASYLGVFRETLSRLSS from the coding sequence ATGCAGGAAAAATTAAGGGAACATATTGAAAAAGTAATACCCCTCACGGATGCGGAATTTACCTTTGTACGGGGTCATTTTACCCTTAAAAAATTCAAGAAGCACCAGTTCCTGATTCAGGAAGATGATCCTGTGAAGTATTCCTATTTTATCGTTTCCGGGCTTTTGAAGTTGGTTTATACCGAAGCCTCGTTAAAACAGCATATTGTTTCGTTTGCTATGGAAGACTGGTGGGAAAGTGATTTTTATGCCTATTATACTCAGACGGAAGCAACAATGTCGTTAGAGTGTGTCGAAGATACGGTAGTGCTTTGCCTTTCCTTTGACGATTACAAAAAGTTATGCGATGGACTCCAAAAGATGGAACGCTTCTTTCTTGAAAAATCAAATTTTGGTTTTCTGGGCGCCCAGCGTCGTATTATATCCTGGCTCACCTCCAATGCCCAAGAACGGTACGAACAGCTTATCAAACAATACCCATCCCTGATCCAGCGCATCCCCAAAAGCCTGCTGGCCTCCTATCTGGGTGTTTTCCGCGAAACCTTAAGCCGCTTGTCATCATAG
- a CDS encoding alpha/beta fold hydrolase, protein MKYIILLLGMVLSITTTTAQALKTSTRSKEQDKGVALTASKSAPDTLMVHHFANVNNIKLHYVTCGSGPAVVLLHGWPFTWIEWQQVMVLLAKSGYTAIAPDLRGMGDSEITEGGYDKVNVAEDIHQLVQQLGFKTIRLVGTDIGMMVAYPYAVAHQNEIEQLVLGESLIPGFGLEELMNPATGGYWHFGFHAQAGLAAMLTEGKEAAYLNPMYKLMSPGGHISQATITEYIRQYSKPGAMKGGFMQYAAILGDGKTNRANFKGKLTIPVLAINGEKGIPYKQTFECIKAVAYTVTTAVVPDSGHALGEDNPEWFTNRLIGFFNGK, encoded by the coding sequence ATGAAATATATAATACTGCTGTTGGGGATGGTACTGTCCATCACAACTACAACTGCCCAGGCACTAAAAACAAGTACACGTTCCAAAGAGCAGGATAAAGGAGTAGCGCTTACGGCTTCCAAAAGTGCCCCGGATACATTGATGGTTCATCATTTTGCAAATGTGAATAACATAAAACTGCATTATGTTACCTGCGGTTCAGGTCCTGCTGTGGTGTTGCTACACGGATGGCCATTCACCTGGATAGAATGGCAGCAAGTAATGGTATTACTTGCTAAATCGGGCTATACGGCTATCGCTCCGGATTTGAGGGGAATGGGAGATTCTGAGATTACTGAGGGAGGGTATGATAAGGTAAATGTTGCCGAAGACATACACCAGCTGGTACAGCAACTGGGATTCAAAACTATCCGGTTGGTCGGCACTGATATTGGTATGATGGTAGCCTATCCGTATGCTGTAGCCCACCAAAATGAAATTGAACAGCTTGTACTTGGGGAATCTTTAATCCCGGGTTTTGGCCTGGAAGAGTTGATGAATCCGGCAACAGGCGGCTATTGGCATTTTGGCTTTCATGCCCAGGCGGGTTTAGCAGCCATGCTTACGGAAGGAAAAGAAGCAGCTTATCTCAACCCAATGTACAAACTGATGTCACCAGGGGGACACATTAGCCAGGCTACTATTACCGAATACATCCGGCAATACAGTAAGCCGGGAGCGATGAAAGGAGGATTTATGCAGTATGCTGCAATCCTTGGGGACGGAAAGACTAATCGTGCCAACTTCAAAGGAAAGTTAACGATTCCCGTACTGGCGATTAACGGTGAAAAAGGAATTCCGTATAAACAAACTTTTGAGTGCATCAAAGCGGTAGCTTATACTGTAACTACTGCTGTTGTCCCGGATAGCGGGCATGCCTTAGGAGAAGATAATCCGGAGTGGTTCACCAACAGATTAATTGGATTCTTTAACGGTAAATAG
- a CDS encoding alkene reductase — MKLLEPITIGGLSLKNRMVMAPMTRSRADATGNLIPLTTLYYQQRATAGLIISEGIAISKEAIGMPFISGLYTQEQIAGWKKVTDAVHQSGGKIIAQLWHTGRAAHSANKDGEMPVAPSAVAIENQEVYTGFGRSGFETPRELTHAGIKAVLQDYRQAAINALEAGFDGVELHAAFGYLPNQFLSESSNTRTDEYGGSIENRSRFILEVLKQLITVAGADKVGIKLSPSSIYHGIMDQDPVAVYTYLLEELDKLPLAYIHIMQPMFPVDEFPQYPKDVIPAFGHLIRKPLIINAGYTRATAEEMLQEDKAQLVSFGALFLSNPDLPERFRLNAALNVLDRDTMYGGGDAKGYTDYPFLEQQ; from the coding sequence ATGAAACTTTTAGAACCCATTACAATAGGAGGACTGTCACTAAAAAACCGCATGGTGATGGCACCTATGACCCGGAGCAGGGCAGATGCCACAGGCAATCTGATTCCCTTAACTACTTTATATTATCAGCAAAGAGCCACAGCAGGATTGATTATATCCGAAGGGATTGCTATTTCCAAAGAAGCCATCGGGATGCCCTTTATATCGGGCTTATACACCCAGGAACAAATTGCCGGCTGGAAAAAAGTAACTGACGCGGTACACCAGTCCGGAGGAAAAATAATAGCCCAGCTATGGCATACCGGCCGTGCTGCCCATTCGGCAAATAAGGACGGTGAAATGCCAGTTGCGCCTTCTGCTGTTGCAATAGAAAACCAGGAAGTGTATACGGGATTTGGCAGATCCGGATTTGAAACACCGCGTGAATTGACCCATGCCGGAATAAAAGCGGTACTACAGGACTACCGGCAAGCGGCAATTAATGCGTTAGAAGCTGGTTTTGATGGCGTGGAACTGCATGCAGCTTTTGGGTACCTACCCAATCAGTTTTTATCGGAATCCTCCAATACCAGAACGGATGAATATGGGGGCAGTATCGAAAATCGTAGCCGTTTTATACTGGAAGTGCTCAAGCAGCTGATTACTGTGGCAGGAGCGGATAAAGTAGGGATTAAATTGTCGCCCAGCAGTATCTATCATGGTATAATGGATCAGGATCCGGTGGCTGTATACACCTATTTGCTAGAGGAGCTGGATAAATTGCCATTGGCCTATATCCATATCATGCAGCCGATGTTTCCTGTTGATGAATTTCCGCAATATCCCAAAGATGTCATTCCGGCCTTTGGGCATCTGATCCGTAAGCCGCTCATTATCAATGCGGGTTATACGCGTGCTACTGCAGAAGAAATGCTACAGGAAGACAAAGCCCAGCTGGTCTCTTTCGGGGCGTTGTTTTTATCCAATCCGGATTTGCCGGAACGCTTTCGCTTAAACGCTGCTTTAAATGTACTTGATAGGGATACGATGTATGGCGGTGGCGATGCCAAAGGGTATACCGATTATCCCTTTTTGGAACAACAGTAA